A window of Haliscomenobacter hydrossis DSM 1100 contains these coding sequences:
- a CDS encoding T9SS C-terminal target domain-containing protein, translated as MGIRYLKNSIWVIPILFTFYAQAQRPNIDCRTAKVICSDSTFSFLPIGRGIDDFANPKNSRGCLQRGENFSSWFYFEFRKDMPPNSEVWFKIIDRIEVNCIQDFDFAIFPGELRCDSLGNPIRCSFFQPPTSGLGTFLETGMRPTAQDTSEGLTGDGFLKPMIVQPGQGYFLIVDFFVGVCLPVFDSTKVQDFVFDWDGPAAPFLNCIANPNCDLVQLTVSNDTTVCAGSSLNLRGSATFTNNGETYIWKAKGAGASFIQAQGRNAVLNIPLNFSGRLVYEFIVEEGNCIHADSVVINVTPAPVITLVADTILCPNATTSIQAPLGYATYRWQDGTLGATYPSARAGLYSVTVTSVDGCRAIDSIVIREKTVPNPLILGDSILCPGETSRLSIVANFGTYSWSTGSTASTILVSQAGNYMVTVTDQDGCRISGNKLVEQKSNPPANISGPAFFCQDLSTILVGPDGNFTYRWSTGETTQDIEVSTQSLVGLTVTNEFGCSASSSLNVIERSNPAIQVGGEKFFCGNATATLIADPGFRAYSWSTGATSSSITINTPNTYRVSVTDAFGCQGVAAATIDTIPFPRPVITGKSSLCSGDRSVITPGNFMAYVWSTGATSSSITVSTPNNYSVTVTAANGCRGVDTIPVNVFSNPNPDIQGDLVLCPGESTIMRLANVYSSYSWSSGSSNASVTINQQGPLTVVVRDVNGCTGKDSVNIARVNNPIPSIQGPMELCAGDTVELSGGLGYQFYQWSTGDTIPELQISTGGLYRLTITDFNNCVADTSINVQLLANPKPEIAGDRVICNGSRANLTSTTGYTQYSWSNGRTTPDISVNAPGLYILATTSANGCISRDSIDLRLVNPKFPAGRGEEKILCRGNSAVLDPGSGFNSYLWSTGASTRTITVSLEGRYEIMVVDSNGCATSAFYPVKPVDVDTPIISGPNEICQGQSVLLFALNGSFRKYSWSTRDSSAGITIRNGGTFTLNTIDANGCVAMAQKVVLEKPAPPIDITGDLIICRDETTILTATPGYSAYLWTNSSNDTTRSITVFSAGSYAVQVFGTNGCPGSAQVEVVQSRLPFPIIDGDRFLCEKDTLILEVESGFTTYNWSNGETDNSINITQPGLYGVTVVDHLNCVGNALITVFLKLAPEVEIIAPRQICPGDTLTLQTATTFPVYQWSNGDSSAMSSVTNPGIYSVRVQATNGCFNQDTFLLKQAPVPQFSFTGDPFFCAGSETSISVTTGFEEYTWLDGFQGNTRIIGSPGTYFLRVGNTVGCRKLDSIQVERIALPIADAGPDTVLNCIWRTVNLGSDSSSIGQYIWNGPDINNTNRNTRFPGVSRPGLYTFMVNDTIHGCQGLIDSVELRDVAYRPDVAVSGQGQITCQVDTMLLLGNSTLLGNRYQYQWLDATGQDIPDAQSLQLLINRGGKYTLQLIDTRTGCIGEAAYTAVPDTTPPVADIYGVEPLTCVRDTVTLSVTQARPGETWTYQWLRSNAGNTENLVAGPRLSLGQVGLYRLSVRNVDNGCIAQDSVQIVKDTLAPLANAGPDQELDCNNPSVQIGQNGQANAAFRWYQIENAFFNRREAQPIVDEEGTYILEVENLQNGCRKTDTVLVLLFANSPDSLDIRVKHVTCAGQKNGSLQVIEVRGGEGPFLYRLGKQGAFGTNTDFSALQEGVYNVGVQDVRGCEWNEVVTINPGVSADLQVTQPQQIRRGETVRLQAVTNLVLESVGSFRWTLPETLDCDTCRDFKIQLFKTTEFTATIADTNGCAAEAKTLVTVDPNPGFYVPNAFSPNGDNINDFFDIEVADDIESVSIFQVYDRWGGLMYSKKNFDPREKMHGWDGKFRGKAKESAVFAWYVEVIGVDGERFFRKGDVTLVR; from the coding sequence ATGGGAATTCGTTATCTCAAAAACTCGATTTGGGTCATACCCATCTTATTTACATTTTATGCACAGGCTCAAAGGCCCAATATCGATTGTCGAACCGCAAAAGTGATCTGTAGTGACAGTACCTTTTCATTTTTGCCGATTGGTCGGGGTATTGACGATTTTGCCAATCCTAAGAACAGCCGAGGGTGTTTGCAGCGCGGAGAAAATTTCAGTAGCTGGTTTTATTTTGAATTCCGCAAGGATATGCCTCCAAACAGTGAGGTTTGGTTCAAGATCATCGATCGAATTGAAGTAAACTGTATTCAGGACTTCGATTTTGCCATTTTCCCGGGCGAGCTACGCTGTGACAGCTTGGGCAATCCCATCCGATGTTCGTTTTTCCAACCGCCCACCAGCGGTTTGGGTACTTTTTTGGAGACGGGCATGCGGCCAACTGCCCAGGATACTTCAGAAGGCCTCACCGGTGATGGATTTTTGAAACCCATGATTGTCCAACCTGGGCAGGGTTATTTCCTAATCGTCGATTTTTTCGTTGGGGTCTGTCTTCCCGTTTTTGATTCCACCAAAGTTCAGGATTTTGTATTTGATTGGGATGGCCCCGCTGCGCCCTTCCTCAACTGTATAGCCAACCCCAATTGTGATCTGGTACAATTGACGGTCAGCAACGATACCACGGTTTGTGCGGGTTCTTCGCTCAATTTGCGTGGTTCAGCAACATTTACCAACAACGGAGAGACCTATATCTGGAAAGCAAAAGGGGCTGGAGCTTCGTTTATTCAAGCTCAGGGGCGCAACGCGGTGTTGAATATTCCCCTCAACTTTTCCGGGCGACTGGTCTACGAGTTCATTGTGGAGGAGGGCAACTGTATCCATGCGGATTCAGTGGTCATCAATGTCACTCCGGCCCCAGTGATTACACTCGTTGCGGATACCATTCTTTGTCCGAATGCGACGACTTCTATTCAGGCACCACTGGGCTATGCTACTTATCGTTGGCAAGATGGTACCCTGGGCGCGACTTACCCTTCAGCCCGAGCAGGCCTTTACAGCGTAACGGTTACCTCTGTTGACGGCTGCCGGGCAATTGATTCCATTGTCATTCGTGAAAAAACGGTACCCAATCCATTGATTCTGGGAGATTCTATCCTTTGTCCTGGCGAAACTTCCCGCTTGAGCATCGTTGCCAATTTTGGAACCTACAGCTGGTCAACTGGTTCTACTGCCAGCACTATTTTGGTGAGTCAAGCTGGAAATTACATGGTGACCGTTACAGATCAGGACGGTTGCCGAATTTCAGGCAATAAGTTGGTCGAACAAAAAAGCAATCCACCGGCCAACATCAGCGGACCCGCCTTTTTTTGTCAGGATTTGAGTACAATTCTGGTAGGCCCGGATGGAAATTTTACCTATCGCTGGTCTACAGGTGAAACCACCCAGGATATTGAAGTGAGTACCCAAAGTTTGGTCGGACTTACGGTTACGAACGAATTTGGCTGCTCAGCGTCCAGCAGTTTAAATGTAATCGAAAGATCCAATCCCGCCATTCAGGTCGGGGGCGAAAAATTCTTCTGTGGCAATGCGACGGCAACGCTGATTGCTGACCCAGGCTTTCGAGCTTATTCCTGGTCTACAGGTGCTACCAGCAGCAGCATTACCATCAATACACCAAATACCTATCGGGTTTCAGTGACCGACGCTTTTGGCTGTCAAGGAGTTGCTGCCGCTACGATCGATACGATCCCCTTTCCCCGCCCAGTCATTACCGGAAAAAGTAGTTTATGTAGTGGGGACAGATCGGTCATTACCCCCGGAAATTTCATGGCTTATGTATGGTCTACGGGGGCTACATCGTCCAGCATTACAGTGAGTACCCCCAACAATTATTCCGTTACGGTTACTGCCGCTAATGGTTGTAGGGGTGTGGATACCATTCCCGTAAATGTTTTTTCGAATCCCAATCCCGATATTCAGGGTGATTTGGTGTTGTGTCCTGGCGAAAGTACAATCATGAGGCTGGCCAATGTGTACAGCAGCTATAGTTGGTCTTCAGGTAGTAGCAATGCAAGTGTAACCATCAATCAACAAGGCCCTCTGACCGTGGTGGTGAGGGATGTAAATGGCTGTACTGGCAAAGATTCGGTGAATATTGCGCGTGTAAATAATCCCATACCTTCCATTCAGGGCCCGATGGAATTATGTGCCGGAGATACGGTTGAATTGAGTGGAGGTCTTGGGTATCAATTCTACCAGTGGTCTACAGGAGATACCATTCCTGAACTACAAATATCCACGGGTGGCTTGTATCGGTTAACGATCACTGATTTCAACAATTGTGTGGCTGATACCTCGATTAATGTACAGCTTTTGGCAAACCCCAAACCGGAAATTGCCGGAGATCGGGTGATTTGTAACGGCAGCAGAGCAAATTTGACCTCGACCACCGGGTATACCCAATATTCCTGGTCCAATGGAAGAACAACCCCCGATATTTCGGTAAATGCCCCCGGATTATACATCCTTGCGACTACCTCGGCCAATGGGTGTATCAGTCGAGATTCCATTGATTTAAGGCTGGTTAATCCCAAATTTCCAGCAGGAAGAGGGGAGGAAAAAATACTGTGTAGGGGAAATTCAGCCGTTTTGGACCCAGGTTCCGGCTTTAACAGCTACTTATGGTCTACAGGTGCGAGCACCCGTACCATCACGGTAAGCCTTGAAGGTCGGTATGAAATTATGGTTGTCGATAGCAATGGTTGCGCCACTTCTGCTTTTTATCCAGTAAAACCGGTGGATGTTGATACGCCAATCATTTCTGGTCCCAATGAAATTTGTCAAGGTCAGAGTGTTTTACTCTTTGCTCTAAATGGGTCCTTCCGGAAATATAGCTGGTCAACCAGAGATTCAAGCGCTGGAATAACCATCCGCAATGGAGGTACGTTTACGCTCAATACCATTGATGCGAATGGTTGTGTAGCGATGGCTCAAAAAGTAGTGCTTGAAAAACCGGCACCGCCCATTGATATTACAGGTGACCTCATCATTTGTCGTGATGAAACAACAATTCTTACGGCTACTCCGGGTTATTCAGCTTACCTCTGGACCAATTCTTCCAACGATACGACCCGATCCATCACCGTATTTTCAGCAGGATCCTATGCGGTACAGGTATTCGGTACAAATGGCTGTCCCGGCAGTGCACAGGTAGAAGTTGTACAAAGCAGGTTGCCGTTCCCCATTATTGATGGTGATCGATTTTTATGTGAAAAAGATACCCTCATCTTAGAGGTTGAATCCGGTTTCACGACCTACAACTGGTCAAACGGAGAAACGGACAACAGCATCAACATTACCCAGCCTGGATTGTATGGCGTAACGGTAGTTGACCACCTCAATTGTGTGGGTAATGCCTTGATTACTGTATTTTTAAAACTTGCTCCGGAAGTCGAAATCATTGCTCCACGTCAGATTTGCCCTGGAGATACGCTTACCTTACAAACTGCAACTACATTTCCAGTGTACCAATGGTCGAATGGCGACAGCTCGGCCATGTCCAGTGTAACCAACCCGGGAATTTATAGTGTCAGGGTTCAGGCTACAAATGGTTGTTTCAACCAAGATACTTTTTTATTGAAGCAAGCTCCAGTGCCCCAATTTAGTTTTACGGGTGACCCGTTTTTCTGTGCCGGAAGTGAAACTTCCATTTCGGTCACTACTGGTTTTGAGGAATACACCTGGCTGGATGGTTTTCAGGGCAATACCCGAATTATTGGATCACCAGGAACCTATTTTTTGCGGGTGGGCAATACAGTTGGTTGTCGCAAGCTGGATTCGATTCAGGTTGAAAGGATTGCCCTGCCCATTGCTGATGCTGGTCCGGATACCGTATTGAATTGTATTTGGAGAACAGTCAATCTGGGTTCCGATAGTTCTAGCATCGGTCAATACATCTGGAACGGACCTGACATCAACAACACCAACCGAAACACCCGTTTTCCAGGAGTTTCGAGGCCTGGACTTTATACTTTTATGGTCAATGACACCATCCACGGCTGTCAGGGGCTGATCGACTCGGTTGAACTACGCGACGTAGCCTATCGCCCCGATGTAGCGGTAAGTGGACAAGGTCAGATTACTTGTCAGGTGGACACCATGCTGTTGTTGGGAAATTCAACCCTGCTTGGCAATCGTTATCAGTACCAATGGCTCGATGCCACGGGGCAAGATATCCCCGATGCCCAAAGTCTCCAATTGCTCATCAATCGGGGTGGGAAATATACCTTGCAACTGATTGATACCCGTACCGGATGTATTGGTGAAGCGGCGTATACTGCGGTTCCAGATACCACTCCACCCGTTGCAGATATTTATGGAGTCGAGCCTTTGACTTGTGTACGGGATACCGTTACCCTTAGTGTGACCCAAGCCAGGCCCGGCGAAACCTGGACCTACCAATGGCTCCGCTCAAATGCCGGGAATACTGAAAATCTTGTTGCTGGCCCTCGATTGTCTTTGGGGCAGGTGGGTTTGTACCGCTTGAGTGTGCGGAATGTGGACAATGGATGTATTGCCCAGGATTCGGTACAGATTGTCAAAGACACCCTGGCGCCATTGGCGAACGCCGGACCCGATCAGGAACTTGATTGCAACAACCCTAGCGTTCAAATTGGTCAAAATGGACAAGCCAATGCTGCCTTTAGATGGTACCAGATCGAAAACGCCTTCTTTAATCGTAGGGAAGCGCAACCAATTGTAGATGAAGAAGGTACTTACATTTTAGAAGTAGAGAACTTACAAAATGGTTGCCGCAAAACCGATACTGTCCTCGTGTTGTTGTTTGCCAATTCTCCAGATAGCCTCGATATTAGGGTGAAACACGTCACTTGTGCCGGGCAAAAAAATGGATCACTTCAGGTCATTGAAGTGAGGGGCGGAGAGGGTCCATTCCTCTATCGCCTGGGTAAACAAGGGGCTTTTGGTACCAATACAGATTTTAGCGCTTTGCAAGAGGGGGTGTACAACGTAGGAGTACAGGATGTGCGGGGTTGTGAATGGAACGAGGTAGTGACCATTAATCCTGGGGTCTCTGCTGATTTGCAGGTAACCCAACCGCAACAAATTCGTCGGGGTGAAACAGTTCGACTGCAAGCCGTGACCAATTTGGTGCTGGAGTCGGTTGGTTCATTCCGCTGGACGCTTCCAGAGACATTGGACTGCGATACTTGCCGCGATTTTAAAATTCAATTGTTCAAAACCACGGAGTTCACGGCCACCATTGCCGATACCAACGGTTGTGCTGCCGAAGCCAAAACACTTGTGACAGTTGATCCCAACCCGGGTTTTTATGTTCCCAATGCCTTTTCGCCCAATGGAGACAACATCAATGACTTCTTTGACATTGAAGTAGCCGATGATATCGAAAGTGTATCCATTTTTCAGGTGTACGACCGTTGGGGCGGATTGATGTACAGCAAGAAAAATTTTGATCCTCGAGAAAAAATGCACGGCTGGGATGGAAAATTCAGGGGCAAAGCCAAAGAGTCTGCGGTATTTGCCTGGTACGTTGAAGTGATTGGTGTGGACGGAGAACGATTTTTCCGGAAGGGAGATGTGACTCTGGTTCGTTGA
- a CDS encoding cold-shock protein: MHTGTVKFFNESKGFGFIVDNSSNEEFFVHVTGLVDKIREGDSVTFNVENGRKGMNAVEVKLA; this comes from the coding sequence ATGCATACTGGTACCGTTAAATTTTTCAACGAATCCAAAGGATTTGGGTTCATCGTAGACAACTCCTCAAACGAGGAATTTTTCGTACACGTTACGGGTTTGGTTGACAAAATCCGCGAGGGTGACTCAGTCACTTTCAACGTCGAAAATGGCAGAAAAGGAATGAACGCAGTAGAGGTTAAACTTGCTTAA
- a CDS encoding serine hydrolase domain-containing protein, with product MKFIHRYFLLLCLFIPGLVLAQKKKSNPAPPPAEIYFPSAQNWEHRSPESLGLKAAKIAEAVQYAIEQESPNPRSMEQSHYQSFGKEPFGEAVGPFKDRGAPTGLIIYKGYIVAEWGEPARVDMTHSVTKSMLSSTVGLAFDRGMINNVQDTVYPYMAPIWVMEPGKRFDRAESFGQPQLLDLFSTPHNRKITWDNLLRQTSAWQGTLWGKPDWADRPAADAKTWLNTERATPGTAYEYNDTRVNVLALATLNIWRRPLPQVLKDYIMDPIGASNTWRWFGYESSWVLMDGQVVQSVSGGGHWGGGLFINAYDMGRFGYLSLHKGKWKNQQLLSEEWFKMATTPTPVQVGYGFMNYFLNTEQKTLPNAPKNVFWHLGNGNNVIFVLPDQDLVIVARWLKSEGMDGLVKRVLEARE from the coding sequence ATGAAATTCATACACCGTTACTTTCTTCTGCTTTGTCTTTTTATTCCAGGACTGGTATTGGCGCAAAAGAAAAAGAGCAATCCGGCACCACCACCAGCGGAAATCTATTTCCCCAGTGCCCAAAACTGGGAGCACCGCAGTCCAGAATCGCTGGGCTTGAAAGCCGCTAAAATCGCGGAAGCTGTCCAATACGCCATAGAACAGGAATCGCCCAATCCCCGCAGCATGGAGCAGTCCCATTACCAAAGTTTTGGTAAAGAACCTTTTGGCGAAGCAGTAGGCCCTTTTAAAGATCGTGGGGCACCCACCGGACTGATCATCTACAAAGGTTATATCGTGGCGGAATGGGGTGAACCAGCACGGGTAGACATGACCCACAGCGTGACTAAAAGTATGCTCTCCAGTACGGTAGGTCTGGCTTTCGACCGCGGCATGATCAACAATGTGCAGGATACTGTTTATCCCTACATGGCACCAATTTGGGTGATGGAACCAGGCAAACGGTTTGACCGGGCAGAATCTTTTGGGCAACCACAATTATTGGACTTGTTCAGCACCCCACACAACCGCAAAATCACCTGGGACAACTTGCTGCGCCAAACCAGCGCCTGGCAGGGAACCCTTTGGGGCAAACCCGATTGGGCTGACCGCCCCGCTGCTGATGCTAAAACCTGGCTAAATACGGAAAGAGCAACACCAGGAACGGCTTATGAATACAACGACACCCGAGTCAACGTCCTTGCCCTGGCCACACTCAACATCTGGCGACGCCCTTTGCCCCAGGTACTCAAAGATTACATTATGGATCCTATTGGTGCCTCCAACACCTGGCGCTGGTTTGGCTACGAAAGTTCCTGGGTGCTCATGGACGGCCAGGTGGTACAGTCGGTCAGCGGTGGCGGGCATTGGGGCGGTGGCCTGTTCATCAATGCTTATGACATGGGGCGATTTGGTTACCTGAGTCTGCACAAAGGAAAATGGAAAAACCAACAATTGCTTTCGGAGGAATGGTTCAAGATGGCGACTACCCCCACTCCTGTACAAGTGGGCTATGGTTTTATGAACTATTTTCTCAACACCGAACAAAAAACATTGCCCAATGCACCCAAAAATGTATTCTGGCATTTGGGCAATGGAAACAACGTGATTTTTGTGCTACCCGACCAGGATTTGGTGATTGTAGCCCGCTGGCTGAAGAGCGAAGGAATGGATGGTTTGGTAAAAAGAGTACTGGAAGCCCGCGAATAA
- the purK gene encoding 5-(carboxyamino)imidazole ribonucleotide synthase, whose translation MKEILSSDFKVGILGGGQLGKMLGLAAANWHLPLYFLDDSRNFPAGGVAEEFVEGNFNNYEDVLAFGADKDVLSIEIEHVNTRALETLQAKGVTVHPHPEALDLIKDKGLQKLFYQEHGLPSAPFELFEDENAVRHAVQTGKWQYPFVQKSRTAGYDGKGVAIIRNESDLQHKLLPGSCLLEARVDIQKELAVIVARNADGEIAAFPVVEMDFNPEANLVEFLICPARIDAAIEKAAIELSKRCIETFGICGLLAVELFLTPDQQILINEVAPRPHNSGHHTIDSCYTSQFEQHLRGILNLPLGSTAMKCPSVMVNLLGAEGFSGPTRYFGLEDCLALPGVKLHFYGKSTTKPFRKMGHATVLAENIDEAVRIAKLVQQKLSIQA comes from the coding sequence ATGAAAGAAATACTCTCTTCTGACTTCAAAGTCGGCATCCTTGGTGGCGGACAATTGGGCAAAATGCTTGGCCTCGCCGCTGCCAATTGGCACCTTCCACTATATTTCTTGGACGATTCCCGCAATTTTCCGGCAGGAGGCGTAGCCGAGGAATTTGTAGAAGGCAATTTTAACAACTACGAAGATGTACTGGCTTTTGGCGCAGACAAAGATGTGTTGAGCATTGAAATAGAGCACGTCAATACCCGCGCTTTGGAGACTTTACAAGCCAAAGGAGTAACGGTGCACCCCCATCCTGAAGCATTGGACCTGATCAAGGACAAAGGCTTACAAAAACTCTTTTACCAGGAACATGGCTTGCCCAGCGCTCCTTTTGAGTTGTTTGAAGACGAAAATGCCGTACGCCATGCCGTTCAAACTGGCAAATGGCAATACCCTTTTGTACAAAAATCGCGCACGGCTGGTTACGACGGAAAAGGCGTGGCCATCATCCGCAATGAATCCGATCTGCAACATAAACTTTTGCCTGGTTCTTGTTTATTGGAGGCACGAGTGGACATCCAAAAGGAACTGGCGGTGATCGTTGCACGCAATGCCGATGGCGAGATTGCTGCGTTTCCGGTAGTGGAAATGGATTTTAACCCCGAAGCCAATTTGGTTGAATTCCTGATTTGTCCGGCGCGTATTGATGCGGCTATTGAAAAAGCCGCCATTGAACTCTCTAAACGTTGCATCGAAACCTTCGGCATTTGTGGTTTGTTGGCGGTGGAATTGTTCCTGACTCCTGATCAACAAATCCTCATCAACGAAGTGGCCCCGCGCCCACACAACAGCGGCCACCATACCATCGATAGTTGTTACACCTCACAGTTTGAACAACACCTGCGGGGTATCCTCAATTTACCCCTGGGCAGCACCGCCATGAAATGCCCTTCGGTGATGGTCAATTTGCTGGGAGCCGAGGGTTTTAGCGGCCCCACCCGTTACTTTGGACTGGAAGACTGCCTGGCGCTACCGGGAGTAAAACTGCATTTTTATGGCAAAAGCACCACCAAACCCTTCCGGAAAATGGGTCATGCCACGGTTTTGGCTGAAAACATCGACGAGGCAGTCCGGATTGCCAAGCTGGTGCAACAAAAACTGAGCATTCAGGCTTGA
- a CDS encoding dihydroorotase, whose product MAKILFKNAQIVNRGRIIAGDLLVENGRIAKVGGIIEASGAHEIVADGKHLMPGIIDDQVHFREPGLTHKGDLYTEPRAAVAGGVTSFMEMPNVKPPTLTQELLAEKYQIAASKSLANYSFFMGASNDNLEEVLKTNPHDVCGIKIFMGSSTGNMLVDDEKTLEALFAQVPMLIATHCEDEEMVRHNEALMREKYGENVPINLHPIIRDEEACYKSSSMAVALAKKHNTRLHILHISTAEELALFRNDIPLSAKQITAEVCVHHLYFSAEDYIWAGTKIKCNPAVKAKRHREALLTALLDDRLDIIATDHAPHTWKEKQNTYFQAPSGVPLVQHSLNVMLEFYQNGLISLEKIVEKMCHAPAECFRVEGRGYLDEGAWADVILVDLEKEWTVNLANTYYKCAWTPFQGHTFQGRVEATVVSGHLAYQNGQFFEDKKGERLMFNVG is encoded by the coding sequence ATGGCCAAAATACTCTTCAAGAATGCCCAAATCGTTAACCGGGGACGCATCATTGCTGGCGATTTGCTGGTGGAAAATGGCAGAATCGCCAAAGTTGGTGGGATCATCGAGGCCAGTGGTGCCCATGAAATTGTTGCTGATGGCAAACACCTCATGCCCGGCATCATCGATGATCAGGTGCATTTTCGGGAACCGGGGCTGACCCACAAAGGTGATCTGTACACCGAACCCCGCGCTGCGGTGGCTGGTGGGGTGACGTCGTTTATGGAAATGCCCAACGTGAAGCCCCCCACCTTGACCCAGGAGCTTTTGGCCGAAAAATACCAGATCGCTGCAAGCAAGTCACTGGCCAATTATTCCTTTTTTATGGGTGCTTCCAACGATAACCTGGAAGAAGTGCTCAAGACCAATCCCCATGACGTTTGTGGCATCAAAATTTTCATGGGGTCGAGCACAGGCAACATGTTGGTCGATGATGAAAAAACGCTGGAAGCCCTGTTTGCACAAGTGCCCATGCTGATCGCCACCCATTGTGAAGACGAAGAAATGGTACGCCACAATGAGGCCCTGATGCGGGAAAAATACGGCGAAAACGTGCCCATCAATCTGCACCCCATCATCCGCGATGAGGAAGCTTGTTACAAATCTTCCAGTATGGCTGTTGCCTTGGCCAAAAAGCACAATACCCGTTTGCACATTCTGCATATTTCTACTGCTGAGGAGTTGGCGCTTTTTCGCAACGATATTCCCTTGTCTGCAAAACAAATTACGGCGGAAGTGTGTGTCCACCACCTGTACTTCAGCGCTGAAGATTACATCTGGGCAGGCACCAAAATTAAATGTAATCCGGCGGTAAAAGCCAAACGCCATCGGGAAGCCTTATTGACCGCTTTACTGGATGACCGACTCGACATCATCGCCACCGATCATGCGCCACATACCTGGAAGGAGAAACAAAATACTTATTTTCAGGCACCATCGGGTGTGCCGCTGGTACAGCACTCCTTGAACGTAATGCTGGAATTTTACCAAAATGGCTTGATCAGTTTGGAAAAAATAGTGGAAAAAATGTGCCATGCCCCTGCGGAATGTTTCCGTGTCGAAGGCCGCGGTTATTTGGATGAAGGTGCTTGGGCAGATGTCATCCTGGTAGATCTGGAAAAAGAATGGACCGTCAATTTGGCAAATACCTATTACAAATGCGCCTGGACACCCTTTCAGGGGCACACTTTTCAAGGGAGGGTGGAGGCTACAGTGGTGAGTGGACATTTGGCTTATCAAAACGGCCAGTTTTTTGAAGACAAAAAAGGGGAGCGATTGATGTTTAATGTGGGATAA
- a CDS encoding anti-sigma factor family protein, producing the protein MEKDTSILIWKYLDGECTPGEKARVQQLLLEDPSFAEEMSLAQNLQETLQQLEPEEPSMRFTARITEQLPALYRPIHTQADLLPKFLVRLFGGVVGTVAILSLGLFFASNQSLQGKFNILGKYTLDLGVFSNPLVFTAFLMSLGILSYFLMDFTLKKWFLKK; encoded by the coding sequence ATGGAAAAGGACACTTCAATCTTGATTTGGAAATACCTCGATGGGGAATGTACTCCCGGGGAAAAAGCAAGGGTACAACAACTCTTGCTCGAAGATCCGTCATTTGCAGAAGAAATGAGTCTGGCCCAAAACCTCCAGGAAACGCTGCAACAACTGGAGCCAGAAGAACCTTCCATGCGTTTTACGGCCAGGATCACCGAGCAGCTGCCGGCTTTGTACCGCCCCATTCACACCCAGGCGGATTTATTGCCCAAGTTCCTGGTGCGCTTGTTTGGTGGTGTGGTGGGCACGGTAGCCATTTTGTCTCTGGGTTTATTTTTTGCCAGCAATCAATCCCTCCAGGGCAAGTTCAACATCTTGGGAAAATATACCCTCGATTTAGGTGTTTTTTCCAACCCGCTGGTTTTCACCGCGTTTTTGATGTCCCTAGGTATTTTGAGCTACTTCCTGATGGATTTTACGCTCAAAAAATGGTTTTTGAAAAAATAA
- a CDS encoding RNA polymerase sigma factor gives MEEDLVLVHRVLRGEQRAFRHLVEKYQNYVFTIAMRVLNTREEAEEVAQDVFLKVYKMLGSYRQESKFSSWLYAITYRTAIDNARKKKLPLQSIESGSAALQTPDLHSKSPVELTQDNDLRHQVQAVINRLKPSDASIITLYYLNEQSVQEIAEITGLSLTNVKTKLHRLREQLRQELSASALDHQ, from the coding sequence ATGGAAGAAGACTTGGTTCTGGTTCATCGGGTACTGAGGGGAGAACAACGTGCTTTCCGCCATTTGGTGGAGAAATACCAGAACTATGTATTCACCATTGCCATGCGTGTGCTCAATACCCGGGAAGAAGCCGAAGAAGTGGCCCAGGACGTTTTTTTGAAGGTGTACAAAATGTTGGGTAGTTACCGGCAGGAATCCAAGTTCAGTTCCTGGTTGTATGCCATCACTTACCGTACGGCTATTGACAATGCACGCAAGAAAAAATTACCTTTGCAAAGCATTGAGTCGGGTAGTGCAGCCTTGCAAACGCCAGACTTGCACAGCAAATCTCCGGTGGAGCTGACCCAGGACAATGATTTGCGGCATCAGGTACAGGCCGTCATCAACCGCTTAAAACCCAGTGACGCCAGCATCATTACCCTGTATTACCTGAACGAACAGTCGGTACAGGAGATCGCGGAAATAACGGGATTGAGTTTGACCAATGTAAAAACCAAATTGCATCGTTTAAGAGAGCAGTTGCGACAGGAATTGTCGGCAAGTGCGCTCGATCATCAATAA